A single Pedobacter sp. PACM 27299 DNA region contains:
- a CDS encoding response regulator, producing MLVIEDQELQSRELTEQLRDKGVAVKQAYTGKEALDLLDDQVFDCIILDLKLPDISGFDLLDQIKSQAKHAHIPVIINTAMELDQEKMAHIMRYTDAMVLKSNKSNDRLIDEVSLFINKLKQDGPAKPSTSKGKSVSTMEKVLKDKTILITDDDMRNIFALSSALQVYDLKIVIATNGREALEKLEESDQIDLVLMDIMMPEMDGYEAMKAIRLEKRFAKLPIIALTAKAMKNDRERCIEAGANDYISKPVDMDKLLSMLRVWLS from the coding sequence GTGCTGGTGATCGAAGATCAGGAATTACAAAGCAGAGAACTAACCGAACAGCTGAGAGATAAAGGAGTAGCTGTGAAACAGGCATATACTGGTAAAGAAGCGCTGGACCTTTTAGACGATCAGGTGTTCGACTGCATCATTCTTGATCTAAAACTTCCGGATATTTCAGGCTTCGATTTATTGGACCAGATCAAGTCGCAGGCAAAACATGCACACATTCCAGTGATCATCAATACCGCTATGGAATTGGATCAGGAAAAAATGGCGCACATTATGAGGTATACAGATGCAATGGTTTTAAAATCAAACAAATCCAACGACCGTCTGATTGATGAGGTCAGCTTGTTTATCAATAAACTGAAACAAGACGGACCAGCAAAGCCTAGTACCTCAAAAGGAAAAAGTGTGTCTACCATGGAAAAGGTATTGAAGGATAAAACCATCCTCATTACTGATGACGACATGCGTAATATTTTCGCACTTTCCAGCGCCTTGCAAGTATACGACCTGAAAATCGTGATTGCCACCAACGGCCGGGAAGCCTTAGAAAAGCTTGAAGAGTCTGACCAGATTGACCTGGTATTGATGGACATTATGATGCCAGAAATGGACGGCTATGAGGCCATGAAAGCCATCAGACTAGAGAAGCGCTTTGCCAAACTTCCAATCATTGCTTTAACCGCAAAAGCAATGAAAAATGACCGGGAGCGTTGTATTGAAGCCGGAGCAAACGACTACATTTCTAAACCTGTTGACATGGATAAGTTATTATCGATGTTAAGAGTCTGGTTAAGTTAA
- a CDS encoding CheR family methyltransferase, with protein sequence MNAEEDYISYDQLAELIDFIKNIHGFDFGDYSPASLKRRVTRIMQLQKLSLFDLRTLLTNDHDYFESFLIEITVNVTEMFRDPSFYRSVKENIIPYLRSYQRIKVWNAGCSTGEEVYSYAILFSDEELYDRSFFYGTDINNDVLDFAKDGIYDLKKMKLFSENYQKTGAIHTLSDYYTARYEAASINHSLKKNLLFSAHNLASDGVFNEFQLISCRNVLIYFNTDLQKKVIELFYNSLANFGFLCLGAKETLRSTETGRFKIIDKKNNIYQKKA encoded by the coding sequence ATGAATGCAGAAGAAGACTACATCAGTTACGATCAGTTGGCAGAACTAATTGATTTTATAAAAAACATACATGGCTTTGATTTCGGCGATTATTCCCCGGCCTCTCTAAAAAGAAGAGTCACCAGAATCATGCAGCTGCAAAAACTAAGTCTTTTTGACTTACGTACTTTATTGACCAACGACCATGATTATTTTGAGTCTTTCCTCATTGAAATTACGGTTAACGTCACTGAAATGTTTAGAGATCCTTCGTTTTACCGTTCCGTTAAGGAGAACATCATCCCTTATCTGCGCTCCTATCAGCGCATCAAGGTATGGAATGCAGGCTGCTCTACCGGCGAAGAAGTCTATTCTTATGCCATACTTTTTTCAGATGAGGAGCTGTACGACCGGAGTTTCTTTTATGGAACGGACATCAATAATGATGTACTGGATTTCGCCAAAGACGGCATTTATGATTTAAAGAAGATGAAGCTGTTTTCTGAGAACTACCAGAAAACCGGCGCAATCCATACCCTTTCTGATTATTACACAGCCAGATATGAAGCGGCATCCATCAATCATTCTTTAAAAAAGAACCTGCTGTTTTCTGCGCATAATCTGGCTTCAGACGGCGTCTTTAATGAGTTTCAGTTGATCTCCTGCCGAAATGTCCTGATCTATTTCAATACAGATTTACAGAAGAAAGTAATCGAATTATTTTACAACAGTCTGGCGAATTTTGGTTTCCTATGCCTGGGGGCCAAAGAAACACTGAGGAGCACCGAAACCGGCCGCTTCAAAATCATCGATAAGAAAAATAACATTTACCAAAAAAAAGCTTAA
- the rpsL gene encoding 30S ribosomal protein S12, whose amino-acid sequence MPTIQQLVRKGRVALEFKSKSPALDSCPQRRGVCTRVYTTTPKKPNSAMRKVARVRLTNGKEVNAYIPGEGHNLQEHSIVLIRGGRVKDLPGVRYHIIRGALDTSGVAGRNQRRSKYGTKRPKPGQVAAAAAPKKGKKK is encoded by the coding sequence ATGCCAACCATTCAACAATTAGTTAGAAAAGGTAGAGTAGCACTGGAGTTCAAGAGTAAGTCTCCTGCGTTGGACAGCTGTCCACAGCGAAGAGGTGTATGTACACGTGTATATACCACTACCCCTAAAAAACCAAACTCAGCAATGCGTAAAGTTGCCCGTGTACGTTTAACCAATGGTAAAGAGGTGAATGCCTATATTCCAGGTGAAGGTCACAATTTACAGGAGCACTCCATTGTATTGATCCGTGGTGGTCGTGTTAAAGATTTACCAGGAGTACGTTATCACATTATCCGTGGAGCTTTAGATACTTCAGGAGTTGCTGGTCGTAACCAACGTCGTTCAAAATATGGTACTAAACGTCCTAAGCCAGGACAAGTAGCAGCAGCTGCAGCACCAAAAAAAGGTAAAAAGAAATAA
- a CDS encoding M1 family metallopeptidase, with protein sequence MMNKFTFLGVLLCAFGFSSMAQQATGNYDPHAAFNPLFYTQNGNEFRSAIGYPGPKYWQNRADYQITANLDETKNLVTGTVTITYKNNSPDKLPYLWLQLDQNLFAENSRGNSLIAAGSRYGARGEKVEGGYKIDGLSVSQKLKPVKFSSITEDTRMQIRLDQPLAANGDQVTIKMNFSFIIPINGSDRMGHLTTKNGEIFAIAQWFPRMAVYDDVIGWNTLPYWGAGEFYCEYGDVDFAVTAPASHIVMGSGELLNPQEVFTPTELSRWNAAKLSDKTVTVRSEEEVTNPKSRPATGKLTWKFKIKNTRDVAWASSKAFVLDAARINLPSGKKSLAVSAHPVESNGKDGYGRGAEYVKASIEYYSKKWFEYPYPMAINVASNVGGMEYPGIVFCGWKAKNGSAWGVIDHEFGHTWFPMIVGSNERKYGWMDEGFNTFINGLSAAEFNNGEYKRKPDNMQAVGKSLANDKLEYVMLTPDAMKEANIGINLYYKPGYGLNILRNQILGADRFDYAFKKYIENWAFKHPTPFDFFRSMENGAGEDLSWFWRGWFLENWKTDQAIADVKEITKDGAITGYNIQITNLEKMPMPIILEVKTKSGKTDIIRLPVDIWMRNTSWTVNYPTTEEVVSVTLDPEQVLPDFNPDNNSWKK encoded by the coding sequence ATGATGAATAAGTTTACCTTTTTAGGGGTATTGTTATGCGCATTTGGTTTCAGTTCCATGGCGCAGCAAGCCACTGGTAACTACGACCCTCATGCTGCATTTAACCCGCTGTTTTACACTCAGAATGGAAATGAGTTCCGTTCTGCAATCGGCTATCCAGGTCCTAAATACTGGCAGAACCGTGCGGATTACCAGATCACAGCAAATCTTGATGAAACTAAAAATCTGGTAACGGGAACCGTTACCATTACTTATAAGAATAACAGCCCGGATAAACTGCCTTACCTATGGCTGCAATTGGACCAAAATCTTTTCGCGGAAAACTCCAGAGGAAATTCGCTGATTGCTGCAGGCAGCCGATATGGTGCCAGGGGCGAAAAAGTAGAAGGAGGTTATAAAATTGACGGACTTAGCGTAAGTCAGAAATTGAAGCCGGTAAAATTCAGTTCGATCACTGAAGATACCAGAATGCAGATCCGTTTAGATCAGCCATTGGCTGCAAACGGAGATCAGGTGACTATCAAAATGAACTTCTCGTTTATCATTCCTATCAATGGATCTGACCGTATGGGTCATTTAACCACTAAGAACGGGGAGATATTTGCGATCGCACAATGGTTTCCAAGAATGGCGGTTTATGATGACGTGATTGGATGGAATACCCTTCCTTATTGGGGTGCTGGAGAGTTTTACTGTGAGTATGGCGATGTTGATTTCGCCGTTACTGCTCCTGCAAGTCATATTGTGATGGGTTCTGGGGAATTATTAAACCCTCAGGAAGTATTTACACCTACGGAATTATCTCGCTGGAATGCTGCAAAACTAAGCGATAAAACGGTGACTGTACGTTCAGAAGAAGAGGTAACCAATCCGAAGTCGCGCCCGGCAACCGGAAAATTAACCTGGAAATTCAAAATCAAGAATACACGCGATGTGGCCTGGGCTTCTTCGAAAGCATTTGTATTGGATGCGGCCAGAATTAACCTGCCAAGCGGTAAAAAATCTTTGGCGGTTTCTGCACATCCTGTAGAAAGCAATGGAAAAGATGGTTATGGCCGTGGTGCTGAATATGTAAAAGCTTCTATCGAATACTACTCTAAAAAATGGTTTGAATACCCTTATCCAATGGCGATAAATGTGGCCAGTAATGTAGGTGGTATGGAATATCCTGGAATTGTTTTTTGCGGCTGGAAAGCTAAAAACGGAAGTGCATGGGGGGTAATCGACCATGAATTTGGCCATACCTGGTTCCCAATGATTGTGGGCAGCAACGAACGTAAATACGGTTGGATGGATGAAGGTTTCAATACCTTTATCAACGGATTATCTGCTGCTGAGTTTAACAACGGTGAATATAAACGCAAGCCAGACAATATGCAGGCAGTTGGTAAATCTCTGGCCAACGACAAATTGGAATATGTGATGCTCACACCAGATGCGATGAAAGAAGCGAATATCGGCATCAATCTATATTATAAGCCGGGTTACGGTTTAAACATCTTAAGAAATCAGATTTTAGGTGCAGATCGTTTTGATTATGCCTTTAAGAAATACATTGAGAACTGGGCTTTCAAACACCCTACACCATTCGACTTTTTCCGTTCAATGGAAAACGGAGCAGGAGAAGATCTTTCCTGGTTCTGGAGAGGCTGGTTCCTGGAAAACTGGAAAACAGATCAGGCGATTGCTGATGTGAAAGAGATAACCAAAGATGGCGCAATTACTGGATACAACATTCAGATTACGAACCTTGAAAAGATGCCAATGCCGATCATTCTGGAAGTGAAAACGAAAAGTGGAAAGACAGATATCATTAGGTTACCTGTGGATATTTGGATGAGAAATACCAGTTGGACGGTGAACTATCCAACTACAGAAGAAGTAGTCTCGGTAACTTTAGATCCAGAACAGGTGCTGCCTGATTTCAACCCCGATAACAATAGCTGGAAGAAATAA
- a CDS encoding ATP-binding protein, which produces MFKLTFKQQVLTGFAVSLLFVLVSAITSYLSVEKLKDDTQWQSHTYEVINLLKNAEIQVLNSESSLRGFILSQKSDYLRPYNKNAPLILETVQDLKRLISDNPDQIERADSLDFYAHKKVAEMQEVIRIYDKESAAAAAKRVLDGGGQFYKDKILAFSRKMIDEEFKLLAKRKANTLMSSQRSTVIISLSALIIFALILFLFGYIKKTFDQQKETEGKIRESNQQLEKISGENEQKNWLLSGASEVNDAMRGEQEVEELSANIVSRISNYIGAPVGAFFLLSKSRNLFRYTGGYAYQPKKGDSNQYHYGEGLVGQTASEQQPKLFKNVPLDYLKIRSGLGSTLPHCIYLVPIVFEDESLAVIELGLQEEPDEKTVLFLSTISESIGLAVNSAVARVKLRALFEQTQQQAEELESQQEELRTTNEELMYKTDQLQSSEEELRVQQEELRQTNAELEEKAQQLEERNISINQAREAISLKAEELEVSSKYKSEFLANMSHELRTPLNSILILARILKENRPENLNEDQVKYAGVIHNAGNDLLSLINDILDLSKIESGKVDLNIEKVKPIAISQHMESLFMELARSKKIDFQTILADDLPEDLVSDQSRIEQIVKNLLSNAFKFTPEYGHITLNISRPGKGTSFFSERLRNTKEEIIGITVKDSGIGIPEDKQKLIFEAFQQADGSTSRKFGGTGLGLSISKELAYLLGGEIQVSSRPNEGSTFTLYIPRINEFQLPEQVATVQQKTYTSAPAAFEFNEEPVRQGNESQRILIIEDDEVFADVLNDYAIEKGFQPLLAHSGDTGLAMAFEELPDAIVLDIMLPVMDGWTILKKLKADPRTKHIPVHMMSAGNEKASKAKKKVLLAS; this is translated from the coding sequence ATGTTTAAACTTACTTTCAAACAACAGGTATTAACAGGATTCGCTGTTTCCTTATTGTTTGTGCTGGTCTCTGCCATTACTTCCTACCTGAGCGTTGAGAAATTAAAGGACGATACACAATGGCAAAGTCACACTTACGAAGTCATCAATCTGCTCAAAAATGCAGAAATACAGGTGTTGAATTCAGAAAGTTCTTTAAGAGGCTTTATTTTATCTCAGAAAAGTGATTACCTGCGCCCTTATAATAAAAATGCGCCATTGATCCTGGAAACTGTACAGGATTTAAAAAGATTAATTTCCGACAATCCCGATCAGATCGAGCGGGCAGACTCTCTGGATTTCTATGCCCATAAAAAAGTAGCGGAGATGCAGGAAGTGATCCGTATTTATGATAAAGAAAGTGCAGCAGCAGCCGCTAAACGTGTATTGGATGGCGGCGGACAATTCTATAAAGACAAAATATTAGCTTTCAGCAGAAAGATGATTGATGAAGAATTTAAGCTTCTGGCCAAACGCAAAGCCAACACTTTGATGAGCAGTCAAAGGAGTACCGTAATCATTTCATTGAGTGCCCTGATTATTTTCGCTTTAATCCTATTCCTATTCGGCTATATCAAAAAGACCTTTGACCAGCAAAAAGAAACAGAGGGCAAAATCAGGGAGTCTAATCAGCAACTGGAAAAAATATCAGGGGAAAATGAGCAAAAGAACTGGCTACTTTCCGGAGCTTCCGAGGTGAATGATGCCATGCGTGGCGAACAAGAGGTAGAGGAGCTTTCTGCGAATATTGTGAGTAGGATCAGCAACTATATTGGTGCACCGGTGGGCGCATTCTTCTTACTCAGCAAGTCTAGAAATTTATTCCGCTATACCGGAGGTTACGCTTATCAACCTAAAAAAGGAGACAGCAATCAATACCACTATGGAGAAGGCCTGGTGGGACAAACCGCTTCAGAGCAGCAGCCTAAATTATTTAAGAATGTACCTTTAGACTACCTGAAGATCCGTTCGGGACTGGGCAGCACATTGCCTCATTGTATTTACCTGGTGCCGATCGTATTTGAAGATGAATCATTAGCTGTGATTGAACTGGGCTTACAGGAGGAACCAGACGAAAAAACTGTGCTTTTCTTAAGTACCATCAGTGAAAGTATAGGTTTAGCTGTCAATAGTGCAGTAGCCAGGGTAAAACTAAGGGCTTTATTTGAGCAAACACAGCAGCAGGCAGAAGAATTGGAAAGTCAGCAGGAAGAATTAAGGACTACCAATGAGGAGCTGATGTACAAAACTGATCAGCTGCAATCTTCAGAGGAAGAACTGAGGGTACAGCAGGAAGAGCTGCGTCAAACCAATGCAGAGCTGGAAGAAAAGGCACAGCAGCTGGAAGAACGCAATATTTCTATCAACCAGGCCAGAGAGGCCATCAGTCTGAAGGCCGAAGAGCTGGAAGTTTCCAGTAAATATAAATCGGAGTTTCTGGCAAATATGAGTCATGAGCTTCGTACTCCTTTAAATAGTATCCTGATCCTGGCCAGAATATTAAAAGAAAACAGACCTGAAAACTTAAATGAAGATCAGGTAAAATATGCCGGAGTGATCCACAATGCGGGAAATGATCTATTGAGCCTGATTAATGACATCCTTGATTTATCCAAAATTGAATCTGGAAAAGTAGACCTGAATATAGAAAAGGTAAAACCAATCGCCATTAGTCAGCACATGGAATCATTGTTTATGGAACTCGCCAGAAGCAAAAAGATCGATTTCCAAACCATTCTGGCGGATGACTTGCCAGAGGACCTGGTAAGTGACCAGTCCAGGATAGAGCAAATTGTGAAAAACCTATTGTCTAACGCTTTCAAATTTACACCGGAATACGGGCACATTACTTTAAACATCAGCAGACCAGGGAAGGGTACCTCATTTTTCTCTGAACGTCTCAGAAACACAAAAGAAGAAATCATCGGCATTACCGTTAAAGATTCTGGGATTGGTATTCCGGAAGACAAGCAGAAGCTCATCTTTGAAGCTTTCCAGCAAGCCGATGGTTCTACCAGCAGAAAATTTGGCGGCACCGGCCTTGGCTTATCCATCAGTAAAGAACTGGCCTACCTGCTTGGCGGAGAAATCCAGGTGAGCAGCAGACCTAATGAAGGCAGTACCTTTACTTTATATATTCCAAGAATCAATGAATTTCAGCTGCCAGAGCAGGTAGCGACTGTCCAACAGAAAACTTATACCTCCGCTCCTGCTGCTTTTGAGTTTAACGAAGAGCCAGTAAGACAAGGGAATGAATCACAAAGAATCCTGATTATCGAAGATGATGAGGTATTTGCTGATGTATTGAACGATTATGCGATAGAAAAAGGCTTTCAACCCCTGCTTGCTCATAGTGGAGATACTGGCCTAGCCATGGCATTTGAAGAACTACCTGATGCCATTGTACTGGACATCATGCTGCCAGTAATGGACGGATGGACGATTCTTAAAAAGCTAAAAGCAGATCCAAGGACAAAACATATCCCAGTACACATGATGTCGGCAGGAAATGAAAAAGCCAGTAAAGCTAAAAAGAAGGTGCTATTGGCTTCCTGA
- a CDS encoding VF530 family DNA-binding protein — protein sequence MTESGQPNNPLHGKTLEFIVKQLVWHYDWPEMGRLIRIDCFLNNPSLKSSLKFLRKTDWARKKVEQLYLDTFH from the coding sequence ATGACAGAATCAGGACAGCCGAATAATCCTTTACATGGTAAAACACTGGAGTTTATTGTGAAACAATTGGTGTGGCATTACGATTGGCCGGAAATGGGCAGATTGATCCGTATTGATTGTTTTTTAAATAATCCGAGTTTAAAGTCCAGTTTGAAATTTCTACGTAAAACAGACTGGGCGAGGAAGAAAGTAGAGCAGCTTTACTTAGATACTTTCCATTAA
- a CDS encoding PQQ-dependent sugar dehydrogenase, producing the protein MRYLFPVFGLMLCIPLLAVTCNRPMEKLDEPRLHDIKLPEGFKIEVFAKVDNPRSMALGANGTVFVGNRNGDKVYALVDENKDGIADKTYIIAQGLKDMPNGVAFKDGSLYVAEISKIWRYDHIEDHLANPPKPVLVYDKLPADTHHGWKYIAFGPDGKLYVPVGAPCNICDNTDKDKRYASITRMNPDGTGFEIFANGVRNSVGFDWNPLTKDLWFTDNGRDMLGEDIPADELNRAEKSGMHFGYPFVHAGDILDPEFGKGKNPQDYTPPQAKLAAHTASLGMKFYTGDQFPKTYKNQIFIAEHGSWNRKEPMGYRITLVKLDGNKVISYEPFATGWLKNGKAWGRPVDVLQLKDGSLLVSDDFANLVYRISYDK; encoded by the coding sequence ATGAGATACTTATTCCCTGTTTTCGGCCTAATGCTATGCATTCCACTATTGGCAGTTACCTGTAACCGCCCGATGGAAAAACTAGATGAACCCAGACTTCATGACATCAAGCTTCCTGAAGGTTTCAAAATTGAAGTTTTTGCAAAAGTAGACAATCCAAGATCCATGGCCCTGGGCGCCAACGGAACCGTATTTGTAGGCAATCGCAATGGCGATAAAGTCTATGCCCTCGTAGATGAAAATAAAGACGGTATCGCCGATAAAACCTATATCATTGCACAAGGTTTAAAAGACATGCCCAATGGTGTCGCCTTCAAAGATGGGAGCTTATATGTAGCAGAAATCAGTAAAATATGGCGTTATGATCATATTGAAGACCATTTGGCCAATCCACCAAAACCCGTTCTTGTATACGATAAGCTGCCAGCAGATACCCATCATGGCTGGAAATACATTGCCTTTGGCCCTGATGGAAAACTATATGTACCCGTTGGTGCACCCTGCAATATTTGCGATAATACAGATAAAGATAAAAGATATGCCTCCATTACCAGGATGAATCCTGATGGAACCGGCTTCGAAATTTTTGCCAATGGTGTTAGGAATTCTGTGGGTTTCGACTGGAATCCCCTCACTAAAGACCTTTGGTTTACCGATAATGGAAGGGACATGCTCGGAGAAGACATCCCTGCAGATGAACTCAACCGTGCAGAAAAATCTGGAATGCATTTCGGCTACCCTTTTGTTCATGCCGGAGATATTTTAGATCCTGAGTTTGGCAAAGGTAAAAACCCTCAAGACTATACCCCCCCTCAGGCAAAACTTGCTGCACACACCGCTTCATTGGGTATGAAATTCTATACCGGTGATCAATTTCCTAAAACGTATAAAAATCAGATCTTCATTGCTGAACATGGTTCATGGAACAGAAAAGAACCAATGGGTTACCGAATTACCCTGGTGAAACTCGATGGCAATAAAGTGATCAGCTATGAACCATTCGCAACCGGCTGGCTTAAAAACGGAAAAGCATGGGGAAGGCCTGTAGATGTATTGCAATTAAAAGATGGCTCACTACTAGTTTCAGATGACTTTGCCAATCTCGTTTACCGGATTTCCTATGACAAATAA
- a CDS encoding arsenate reductase yields MIIYGIPNCNTVKKARTWLADQGFNPSFHDFKKQGITAEKLQEWCTIFGWEKVLNKKGTTWKKLSPEQQSSVVDQDSAVQILLNNTSAIKRPVVELDGKSILIGFDEAAYETMLK; encoded by the coding sequence ATGATCATATACGGAATACCAAATTGTAACACAGTAAAAAAGGCAAGAACCTGGTTGGCAGATCAGGGATTTAATCCCAGCTTCCACGATTTCAAAAAACAAGGCATAACTGCAGAGAAACTGCAGGAATGGTGTACTATTTTTGGATGGGAGAAGGTGTTGAATAAAAAAGGAACTACCTGGAAAAAGCTTAGCCCTGAGCAGCAAAGCAGTGTGGTAGATCAGGACAGTGCGGTTCAGATCTTATTGAACAATACCAGCGCCATCAAAAGACCAGTCGTAGAATTGGATGGTAAATCAATACTGATTGGTTTTGACGAAGCTGCTTACGAAACTATGTTAAAATAG
- a CDS encoding mechanosensitive ion channel family protein, with protein sequence MSFKDYEFDLDDISRSTYKILVKWGVPESLATFVNLFALLTVLIIAVYLLHNVLRRLLRIALIRIVKTTRIDFFLHLLENRFAHFIALLAAVSLIRNTLEAIFHSFPTITKVLIKLTDAYLVILIIWVIMTLIKSGAESLRKRATFRSKPIESYLQVIRIIFYLIATVIIFSILTGQNPTVAFTAMGAASAVLLLMFKDTIMGFVASIQVSTNDTVRIGDWITMPKYGADGDVMEINLTTVKVQNFDKTITTIPTYSLVSDSFQNWRGMSESGGRRIKRAIFIRQSTIRFITPDELDEFRKIQSLTAYIDHRQKDINKNNERIGADKTLLINGRNLTNAGLYRKYIDNYISNHSGIHKKMTMMVRQLAPTTTGLPIEIYAFTGTTKWIDYEYIMADIFDHLLASARFFDLEIYEMEMLPQEKI encoded by the coding sequence ATGAGCTTTAAAGATTACGAATTTGACCTGGATGATATTAGCCGCAGTACCTACAAGATTCTTGTAAAATGGGGCGTCCCCGAAAGTCTTGCAACTTTTGTGAACCTATTTGCCCTGCTCACCGTGCTGATCATTGCAGTATATTTATTACATAACGTACTCAGGCGCTTACTGAGGATTGCATTAATACGGATCGTAAAAACCACTAGAATTGACTTTTTCCTGCACCTGCTGGAAAATAGATTTGCACATTTTATTGCTTTACTCGCTGCCGTTTCATTGATCAGGAATACCCTGGAAGCGATCTTCCATTCTTTTCCTACCATCACAAAGGTCTTGATCAAACTGACTGATGCTTACCTGGTGATACTGATCATTTGGGTGATCATGACACTGATCAAATCCGGTGCGGAGTCGCTAAGAAAAAGAGCCACTTTCCGCTCTAAACCTATAGAAAGTTATCTACAGGTGATCCGGATTATATTCTACCTGATTGCCACCGTTATTATATTTTCTATTCTGACGGGACAAAACCCTACGGTTGCTTTTACTGCCATGGGTGCCGCCTCTGCCGTCCTGCTGCTGATGTTTAAGGATACCATTATGGGATTTGTTGCCAGCATACAAGTGAGCACAAATGATACGGTTCGGATTGGCGACTGGATTACGATGCCTAAATATGGCGCCGATGGGGATGTGATGGAAATCAACCTGACCACCGTAAAAGTCCAGAACTTTGACAAGACCATCACCACCATTCCTACTTATTCTCTAGTCTCCGATTCTTTTCAAAATTGGCGGGGCATGAGTGAATCCGGAGGAAGAAGGATCAAACGTGCGATTTTTATCCGACAATCAACCATCCGCTTCATCACTCCTGATGAATTGGATGAATTCAGAAAAATACAATCGCTGACGGCTTACATTGACCACCGTCAGAAAGACATCAATAAAAACAATGAACGCATTGGTGCCGACAAAACTTTACTCATCAACGGAAGGAACCTGACCAATGCAGGGCTTTATAGAAAGTATATTGACAACTACATTTCCAATCATAGCGGTATCCATAAAAAGATGACCATGATGGTGCGGCAGCTTGCTCCCACTACAACCGGGCTGCCTATAGAAATTTATGCCTTTACCGGAACCACAAAATGGATTGATTACGAATACATCATGGCAGATATATTTGATCATCTACTGGCTTCCGCCAGGTTCTTTGACCTGGAGATTTATGAAATGGAAATGTTACCCCAAGAAAAGATATAA